A part of Spirochaetota bacterium genomic DNA contains:
- a CDS encoding diphthine--ammonia ligase has protein sequence MKNVLISYSCGKDSTLALYRMLQQNYKVLGLIVTINKSTQVSWFHLIPRDIIQEIADSLNIPVYFVESTGSQNYLETYEDTLRKVSIQTNSKICVFGDIDILEHRTWCIDRTNNVGIEAIFPLWQEDRESLTYEFIDSGFEAIIKVVDTNVLSEDFLGKKLTKEVVEQIKQSGADPCGENGEYHTIVLNGPIFNKKIDIKYVDISQYEKYRILNITKNNNYFS, from the coding sequence ATGAAAAATGTTTTAATATCGTATAGTTGTGGAAAAGATAGTACACTTGCTCTTTATAGAATGCTTCAACAAAATTATAAAGTGCTAGGATTAATTGTTACTATTAATAAATCTACTCAAGTGTCATGGTTTCATCTTATACCAAGAGATATTATTCAAGAAATTGCTGATTCACTAAATATACCTGTATATTTTGTAGAATCTACAGGATCTCAAAATTATCTGGAAACCTATGAAGACACCCTACGAAAAGTATCAATTCAAACAAATTCTAAAATATGTGTATTTGGAGATATAGATATTTTAGAACATAGAACATGGTGTATAGATAGAACGAATAATGTAGGTATAGAAGCAATATTTCCACTTTGGCAAGAAGATAGGGAAAGTTTGACCTATGAATTTATTGATTCGGGCTTTGAAGCTATTATTAAAGTAGTGGATACGAATGTTTTATCTGAAGATTTTTTAGGAAAAAAATTGACTAAAGAAGTCGTAGAACAAATCAAACAAAGTGGGGCAGACCCCTGTGGTGAAAATGGAGAATATCATACTATAGTATTAAATGGTCCTATATTTAATAAAAAAATAGATATTAAATATGTAGATATTTCTCAATATGAAAAATATAGAATTTTAAATATTACAAAAAATAATAATTATTTTTCTTAA